A stretch of the Salmo salar chromosome ssa20, Ssal_v3.1, whole genome shotgun sequence genome encodes the following:
- the LOC106580830 gene encoding numb-like protein isoform X2, giving the protein MNKLRQSLRRKKPTYVPEASRPHQWQADEEAVRKGKCNFPVRYLGLVEVEESRGMHVCEEAVKKLKISGKKTVKAVLWVSADGLRVVDDKTKDLIVDQTIEKVSFCAPDRNYDKAFSYICRDGTTRRWICHCFMALKDSGERMSHAVGCAFAACLERKQRREKECGVTASFDASRTSFVREGSFRMTSSSQQGGERDDITKQLQDKKKEPPCTIPAIPPGTSSPPEGAASPVGQGVEHAIPRRHAPIEQLVRQGSFRGFPALSGKNSPFKRQLSLRLNDLPSNLQRKTADFQSKNPVPEMDLSVCGEADSSINALCSQINHSFTRPSEELFSNPTPNGLPACTVPPAIPPPPAPLQATSSWVQAEPPVQSPPPVVHSGHRRTPSEAERWLEEVAQAVKAQQQTPNLPPPPIQPTPAIPGPPMSSAPMSCVPLMGASMPGVPGSLPTSMQPFPLAFDATPAPVGMYTQPPLQPAFVPMQAYMPALANSMTYSNASVPVVGITPSQMVANVFCTAGGSTGGPSMGMGSGPKMGTLSGGHRHSFSGQPGGFPMPPFGAHPTVNGLPHNIPTSSLATITQNGTSSNGGSSSSWPPESAQLANPPPANAQEVDRFEAKWAALETKSQPKAAPNPFSNDLQKTFEIELKLGINPGQATA; this is encoded by the exons CCTGCGCAGGAAGAAGCCCACCTACGTGCCGGAGGCCAGTAGACCCCACCAGTGGCAGGCAGACGAGGAGGCCGTACGCAAGGGCAAATGCAACTTCCCTGTCAGG TACCTGGgtctggtggaggtggaggaatcCAGAGGGATGCATGTGTGTGAGGAGGCTGTCAAAAAGCTCAAAATT agTGGCAAGAAGACAGTGAAAGCAGTGCTGTGGGTTTCAGCAGACGGTCTCAGAGTGGTGGATGACAAAACCAAG GACCTCATCGTAGACCAGACCATTGAGAAGGTGTCCTTCTGCGCGCCCGACCGCAATTATGACAAGGCTTTCTCCTACATCTGCCGTGACGGCACCACACGCCGCTGGATCTGCCACTGCTTCATGGCCCTGAAGGACtcg GGCGAGCGTATGAGCCACGCCGTGGGCTGTGCCTTCGCCGCCTGCCTGGAGAGGAAGCAGCGGCGCGAGAAAGAGTGCGGCGTCACAGCCTCATTCGATGCCAGCCGCACCTCCTTCGTGCGCGAGGGCTCGTTCCGCATGACGTCGTCCAGCCAGCAGGGGGGCGAGCGCGATGACATCACGAAGCAGCTGCAGGACAAGAAGAAAG agcCCCCGTGTACCATCCCAGCCATCCCCCCTGGCACCTCCTCACCCCCTGAGGGTGCGGCCTCGCCTGTGGGGCAGGGGGTGGAGCACGCCATACCGAGGCGCCACGCACCCATTGAGCAACTGGTGCGTCAGGGCTCCTTCCGGGGCTTCCCGGCCCTCAGCGGGAAGAACTCGCCGTTCAAGAGGCAGCTCTCGCTGCGCCTCAACGACCTGCCTTCCAACCTGCAGCGCAAGACCGCCGACTTCCAAAGCAAGAACCCAG TCCCAGAGAtggatctgtctgtgtgtggcgaGGCAGACAGCAGCATCAACGCTCTCTGCAGCCAGATCAACCATTCCTTCACCAGGCCCTCTGAGGAACTCTTCTCCAACCCCACCCCCAACGGCCTGCCAGCCTGCACTGTGCCCCCAGCCATCCCCCCTCCCCCCGCCCCCCTGCAAG CCACGTCCTCCTGGGTGCAGGCGGAGCCCCCGGTCCAGTCCCCTCCGCCGGTGGTCCACAGTGGGCACAGGAGGACGCCCTCCGAGGCTGAGCGCTGGCTGGAGGAGGTGGCCCAGGCCGTCAAGGCCCAGCAACAGACCCCCAACCTGCCCCCGCCACCCATCCAGCCCACCCCTGCCATTCCAGGGCCACCCATGTCAAGCGCACCTATGTCCTGTGTGCCCCTAATGGGGGCATCCATGCCAGGGGTACCTGGCTCCCTGCCCACTTCCATGCAGCCCTTTCCCTTGGCATTTGATGCCACTCCCGCGCCTGTGGGCATGTATACCCAGCCACCCCTGCAGCCAGCGTTTGTACCCATGCAAGCCTACATGCCCGCCCTGGCCAACAGCATGACGTACTCCAACGCCAGTGTGCCTGTGGTGGGCATCACGCCTTCCCAGATGGTGGCTAATGTCTTCTGCACGGCAGGCGGCTCTACCGGCGGGCCTTCCATGGGCATGGGCTCAGGGCCTAAAATGGGCACGCTCAGCGGTGGGCATCGCCACTCTTTCTCCGGCCAGCCGGGCGGGTTCCCTATGCCACCCTTTGGAGCTCATCCCACCGTCAACGGCCTCCCCCACAACATTCCCACCTCCTCCCTCGCCACCATCACGCAGAACGGCACCAGCAGCAACGGTGGCAGTAGCAGCAGCTGGCCACCAGAGAGCGCACAGCTGGCCAACCCGCCCCCAGCCAATGCCCAGGAGGTTGATCGCTTCGAGGCAAAGTGGGCTGCACTGGAGACCAAATCGCAACCCAAGGCGGCGCCCAACCCCTTCTCCAATGACTTGCAAAAGACATTTGAGATCGAGCTTAAACTCGGTATTAACCCAGGTCAGGCCACTGCATAG
- the LOC106580830 gene encoding numb-like protein isoform X1 produces MSLSAEMGEAIELSNREPQTPEMNKLRQSLRRKKPTYVPEASRPHQWQADEEAVRKGKCNFPVRYLGLVEVEESRGMHVCEEAVKKLKISGKKTVKAVLWVSADGLRVVDDKTKDLIVDQTIEKVSFCAPDRNYDKAFSYICRDGTTRRWICHCFMALKDSGERMSHAVGCAFAACLERKQRREKECGVTASFDASRTSFVREGSFRMTSSSQQGGERDDITKQLQDKKKEPPCTIPAIPPGTSSPPEGAASPVGQGVEHAIPRRHAPIEQLVRQGSFRGFPALSGKNSPFKRQLSLRLNDLPSNLQRKTADFQSKNPVPEMDLSVCGEADSSINALCSQINHSFTRPSEELFSNPTPNGLPACTVPPAIPPPPAPLQATSSWVQAEPPVQSPPPVVHSGHRRTPSEAERWLEEVAQAVKAQQQTPNLPPPPIQPTPAIPGPPMSSAPMSCVPLMGASMPGVPGSLPTSMQPFPLAFDATPAPVGMYTQPPLQPAFVPMQAYMPALANSMTYSNASVPVVGITPSQMVANVFCTAGGSTGGPSMGMGSGPKMGTLSGGHRHSFSGQPGGFPMPPFGAHPTVNGLPHNIPTSSLATITQNGTSSNGGSSSSWPPESAQLANPPPANAQEVDRFEAKWAALETKSQPKAAPNPFSNDLQKTFEIELKLGINPGQATA; encoded by the exons CCTGCGCAGGAAGAAGCCCACCTACGTGCCGGAGGCCAGTAGACCCCACCAGTGGCAGGCAGACGAGGAGGCCGTACGCAAGGGCAAATGCAACTTCCCTGTCAGG TACCTGGgtctggtggaggtggaggaatcCAGAGGGATGCATGTGTGTGAGGAGGCTGTCAAAAAGCTCAAAATT agTGGCAAGAAGACAGTGAAAGCAGTGCTGTGGGTTTCAGCAGACGGTCTCAGAGTGGTGGATGACAAAACCAAG GACCTCATCGTAGACCAGACCATTGAGAAGGTGTCCTTCTGCGCGCCCGACCGCAATTATGACAAGGCTTTCTCCTACATCTGCCGTGACGGCACCACACGCCGCTGGATCTGCCACTGCTTCATGGCCCTGAAGGACtcg GGCGAGCGTATGAGCCACGCCGTGGGCTGTGCCTTCGCCGCCTGCCTGGAGAGGAAGCAGCGGCGCGAGAAAGAGTGCGGCGTCACAGCCTCATTCGATGCCAGCCGCACCTCCTTCGTGCGCGAGGGCTCGTTCCGCATGACGTCGTCCAGCCAGCAGGGGGGCGAGCGCGATGACATCACGAAGCAGCTGCAGGACAAGAAGAAAG agcCCCCGTGTACCATCCCAGCCATCCCCCCTGGCACCTCCTCACCCCCTGAGGGTGCGGCCTCGCCTGTGGGGCAGGGGGTGGAGCACGCCATACCGAGGCGCCACGCACCCATTGAGCAACTGGTGCGTCAGGGCTCCTTCCGGGGCTTCCCGGCCCTCAGCGGGAAGAACTCGCCGTTCAAGAGGCAGCTCTCGCTGCGCCTCAACGACCTGCCTTCCAACCTGCAGCGCAAGACCGCCGACTTCCAAAGCAAGAACCCAG TCCCAGAGAtggatctgtctgtgtgtggcgaGGCAGACAGCAGCATCAACGCTCTCTGCAGCCAGATCAACCATTCCTTCACCAGGCCCTCTGAGGAACTCTTCTCCAACCCCACCCCCAACGGCCTGCCAGCCTGCACTGTGCCCCCAGCCATCCCCCCTCCCCCCGCCCCCCTGCAAG CCACGTCCTCCTGGGTGCAGGCGGAGCCCCCGGTCCAGTCCCCTCCGCCGGTGGTCCACAGTGGGCACAGGAGGACGCCCTCCGAGGCTGAGCGCTGGCTGGAGGAGGTGGCCCAGGCCGTCAAGGCCCAGCAACAGACCCCCAACCTGCCCCCGCCACCCATCCAGCCCACCCCTGCCATTCCAGGGCCACCCATGTCAAGCGCACCTATGTCCTGTGTGCCCCTAATGGGGGCATCCATGCCAGGGGTACCTGGCTCCCTGCCCACTTCCATGCAGCCCTTTCCCTTGGCATTTGATGCCACTCCCGCGCCTGTGGGCATGTATACCCAGCCACCCCTGCAGCCAGCGTTTGTACCCATGCAAGCCTACATGCCCGCCCTGGCCAACAGCATGACGTACTCCAACGCCAGTGTGCCTGTGGTGGGCATCACGCCTTCCCAGATGGTGGCTAATGTCTTCTGCACGGCAGGCGGCTCTACCGGCGGGCCTTCCATGGGCATGGGCTCAGGGCCTAAAATGGGCACGCTCAGCGGTGGGCATCGCCACTCTTTCTCCGGCCAGCCGGGCGGGTTCCCTATGCCACCCTTTGGAGCTCATCCCACCGTCAACGGCCTCCCCCACAACATTCCCACCTCCTCCCTCGCCACCATCACGCAGAACGGCACCAGCAGCAACGGTGGCAGTAGCAGCAGCTGGCCACCAGAGAGCGCACAGCTGGCCAACCCGCCCCCAGCCAATGCCCAGGAGGTTGATCGCTTCGAGGCAAAGTGGGCTGCACTGGAGACCAAATCGCAACCCAAGGCGGCGCCCAACCCCTTCTCCAATGACTTGCAAAAGACATTTGAGATCGAGCTTAAACTCGGTATTAACCCAGGTCAGGCCACTGCATAG